From Trueperella pecoris, a single genomic window includes:
- the uvrA gene encoding excinuclease ABC subunit UvrA codes for MHEQIHIQGAREHNLRNVTLDIPRDKMAVFTGLSGSGKSSLAFDTIFAEGQRRYVESLSAYARQFLGQMDKPDVDFIEGLSPAVSIDQKSTNRNPRSTVGTITEVYDYLRLLFARAGTQYCPVCGERIEAQSAEKIVDRLIQLEEGTRFQILAPVIRGRKGEHTDVLRTLSADGYSRARVDGELVRLSEPPALAKTKKHDIDVVVDRLAIRDGIRSRLNDSVETALRLADGRLIVDFVDLDADDPVRERKFSEFRSCPNEHELEIEEIEPRTFSFNAPYGSCPDCDGIGYTVQVSEDLVIGDEELTIDEGAIIPWSTTASGPARDYHMRQLEGLGEELGFDIHTQWKDLPQNVREAILHGMDYKVKMKYRNRWGREKVYSTGFEGVLHFVKRKHDETSSEWSRERYQGFMREVTCQTCGGARLRPEVLAVRVGDLNIFELTELSIGDALEYLKNLELGEREKKIADAVLKEIIERLTFLVTVGLDYLTMARSAGSLSGGEAQRIRLATQIGAGLVGVLYVLDEPSIGLHQRDNEKLLSALLRLRDLGNTLIVVEHDEDTIRAADWVVDIGPRAGEHGGNVVYSGEPAGLLECEESLTGAYLQGREKIEVPARRRRVYKTKQIEVTGARENNLKDIDVKFPIGVMTAVTGVSGSGKSSLVNTILYRVLANKLNRAQSLPGKHTKVKGLDELDKVVHVDQSPIGRTPRSNPATYTGMWDPIRKLFAETEEAKVRGYGPGRFSFNVKGGRCESCSGDGTLKIEMNFLPDVYVPCEVCHGTRYNRETLEVHYKGKNVAEVLDMTISQAREFFGSVRRITKYLEVLENVGLGYIKLGQPATTLSGGEAQRVKLASELHRRSTGRTVYMLDEPTTGLHFEDVRKLLGVLQELADKGNTIIVIEHNLDVIKSADWVIDLGPEGGKGGGTLVAEGTPEDVARVEESYTGRYLKPILEKAGTLK; via the coding sequence GTGCACGAACAGATACATATTCAGGGCGCCCGCGAACACAACCTCCGCAACGTCACGCTCGATATTCCGCGTGACAAGATGGCGGTCTTTACGGGGCTGTCGGGCTCGGGCAAGTCATCCCTTGCCTTTGACACGATCTTCGCAGAGGGCCAACGCCGATACGTCGAGTCGCTGTCGGCGTATGCCCGCCAGTTCCTCGGACAAATGGACAAGCCCGATGTGGACTTCATCGAAGGACTCTCGCCCGCGGTCTCCATCGACCAAAAGTCGACGAACCGTAACCCGCGCTCGACAGTGGGCACGATTACCGAAGTCTACGACTACTTGCGTCTTCTGTTTGCGCGAGCAGGCACGCAGTACTGTCCTGTCTGCGGCGAGCGCATCGAGGCCCAGAGCGCCGAAAAGATCGTCGATCGGCTCATCCAGCTCGAGGAGGGGACGCGTTTCCAGATACTTGCGCCGGTTATTCGCGGACGCAAGGGCGAGCACACCGACGTTTTGCGCACGCTGAGCGCCGATGGATATTCGCGTGCGCGGGTCGACGGCGAACTCGTGCGTCTGAGCGAGCCCCCGGCCCTTGCCAAGACGAAGAAGCACGACATCGACGTCGTCGTTGACCGCCTTGCGATACGCGACGGCATTCGCTCACGCCTCAACGATTCGGTGGAGACCGCGTTGCGCCTCGCCGACGGGCGTCTCATCGTCGATTTCGTCGATCTGGACGCCGACGATCCGGTCCGCGAGCGCAAGTTCTCCGAATTCCGCTCCTGCCCGAACGAACACGAGCTTGAAATCGAAGAGATTGAGCCGCGCACATTCTCTTTCAACGCGCCCTACGGCTCGTGCCCGGATTGCGACGGCATCGGATACACCGTGCAGGTCTCAGAGGACCTCGTAATTGGGGACGAGGAGCTCACCATTGACGAGGGCGCCATCATCCCGTGGTCGACCACCGCATCGGGCCCGGCGCGTGACTATCACATGCGTCAGCTGGAGGGACTAGGCGAGGAGCTCGGCTTTGACATCCACACCCAGTGGAAGGACCTGCCGCAGAATGTTCGCGAAGCGATCCTGCACGGCATGGATTACAAGGTCAAGATGAAGTACCGCAACCGGTGGGGCCGGGAGAAGGTCTATTCGACGGGCTTTGAGGGCGTTTTGCATTTCGTCAAGCGTAAGCATGACGAGACGAGCTCGGAATGGTCGCGGGAACGCTATCAGGGCTTCATGCGCGAAGTGACGTGCCAGACGTGTGGGGGAGCCAGGCTCCGCCCCGAGGTCCTAGCGGTCCGTGTCGGTGATCTCAACATCTTCGAGCTGACCGAGCTCTCGATCGGTGACGCGCTTGAGTACCTGAAGAATCTTGAGCTCGGCGAGCGGGAAAAGAAGATTGCCGACGCCGTGCTCAAGGAGATCATCGAACGCCTGACCTTCCTCGTCACCGTCGGCCTCGACTATCTGACGATGGCACGTTCTGCCGGTTCGCTCTCCGGTGGAGAGGCGCAGCGCATTCGCCTGGCCACCCAAATCGGTGCCGGGCTCGTCGGTGTTCTCTACGTGCTCGACGAGCCGTCCATCGGCCTTCACCAGCGTGATAATGAGAAGCTGCTCTCGGCGCTGCTGCGCCTGCGCGATCTGGGCAATACCCTCATCGTCGTCGAGCACGATGAGGATACAATCCGTGCCGCGGACTGGGTGGTGGACATCGGGCCGCGTGCTGGCGAGCACGGTGGCAATGTCGTCTATTCGGGCGAGCCTGCCGGCCTGCTCGAGTGCGAGGAGTCGCTGACGGGTGCCTACCTACAGGGCCGGGAGAAGATCGAGGTACCGGCGCGGCGTCGTCGTGTGTATAAGACGAAGCAAATCGAGGTGACCGGTGCGCGCGAAAACAACCTGAAGGACATTGACGTCAAGTTTCCGATCGGCGTCATGACAGCGGTGACGGGCGTGTCCGGTTCGGGCAAGTCCTCGCTGGTCAACACGATCCTTTACCGGGTGCTGGCCAACAAACTCAACCGCGCACAATCCTTGCCGGGCAAGCACACGAAGGTGAAAGGACTCGACGAGCTGGACAAGGTGGTGCACGTCGATCAGTCGCCCATCGGGCGCACGCCGCGCTCAAACCCCGCCACGTACACCGGGATGTGGGACCCGATTCGTAAGCTGTTTGCGGAAACCGAAGAAGCCAAGGTACGCGGCTACGGCCCCGGGCGTTTCTCCTTCAACGTTAAGGGCGGACGGTGCGAATCGTGTTCTGGCGACGGCACGCTCAAGATCGAGATGAACTTCCTTCCGGATGTGTACGTTCCCTGCGAGGTCTGCCACGGAACCCGGTACAACAGGGAAACCCTTGAGGTCCATTACAAAGGCAAAAACGTGGCCGAGGTTCTCGATATGACGATCTCCCAGGCACGGGAGTTCTTCGGCTCGGTTAGGCGCATTACCAAGTATCTCGAGGTCTTGGAAAATGTCGGGCTAGGCTACATCAAGCTTGGTCAACCCGCCACGACGCTGTCCGGCGGCGAGGCCCAGCGCGTCAAGCTCGCCTCCGAGCTACACCGGCGTTCGACCGGCCGGACCGTGTACATGCTCGACGAGCCCACTACCGGCCTCCACTTCGAAGACGTACGCAAGCTTCTCGGCGTCTTGCAAGAGCTCGCCGACAAGGGAAACACGATCATCGTCATTGAGCACAACCTCGATGTCATCAAGTCGGCCGACTGGGTGATCGATCTTGGCCCCGAAGGCGGTAAAGGCGGGGGCACGCTCGTCGCGGAGGGCACCCCCGAGGATGTCGCCCGCGTCGAGGAGTCCTACACAGGTCGGTACCTCAAGCCGATTTTGGAAAAGGCGGGAACGCTGAAATAA
- the uvrC gene encoding excinuclease ABC subunit UvrC, producing the protein MANPESYRPKTGDIPTDPGVYRFIDPDERVIYVGKAKNLRQRLQNYFQDPVLLHPRTRQMVFTAARVQWVVVGSEIEALTLEYSWIKEFAPRFNVMYRDDKSYPYLAVTLTEKFPRAMVTRNAHRRGNRYYGPYTKVWAVRDSLDQLLRVFPMRSCTAGVFRNAERSGRACLLGYIDKCSAPCIGRVSEDEHRDIARALVRFLDGSGEELIREKKREMAAASADLDFERAARLRDDIHALEVVAERNTVVLDSDVDADVFGLTFDELEASVQVFYVRGGRIRGQQGWISTIEDEGATGLMNQLLVQVYGRFSDKERAGGKSAKTRATSVDDVEHTSAGALPREIWVPTLPDDADTLRSWLAGLRGAKVSIKVPQRGAKAALMETVETNAKQALQRHKLARAGDITERSQALEELREGLGLERAPLRIEGYDISHTQGTNQVGSMVVFEDGLAKKSDYRHFIVRGEDGQGARDDTAAMDEVLRRRLSRLAQTANAADASDDDPSEPPPGKTKPRFAYRPDLIVVDGGLPQVNAAQRVVEELGAHVQIIGLAKRLEEVWVPGEPFPLILSRSSPALRLLQHLRDESHRFAITFHRKKRSRAMTRSALDEIAGLGPAKQAALIKHFKSVACIKAASEEELQAAPGIGPALARTIREHFAGKLDEKLAP; encoded by the coding sequence ATGGCCAATCCGGAGAGCTATCGTCCCAAGACAGGCGACATTCCCACCGACCCGGGCGTCTACCGGTTTATTGACCCTGACGAGCGGGTCATCTATGTGGGCAAGGCAAAGAACCTACGCCAGCGCCTACAGAACTACTTCCAGGATCCGGTCTTGTTGCATCCGCGAACCCGGCAGATGGTGTTCACGGCGGCGCGTGTCCAATGGGTCGTGGTCGGATCGGAGATCGAGGCTCTCACGCTGGAGTACTCGTGGATCAAGGAGTTCGCGCCGCGGTTCAACGTCATGTACCGCGACGACAAGTCCTATCCCTACCTCGCCGTAACCTTGACGGAGAAGTTTCCGCGCGCGATGGTCACGCGCAACGCACATCGCCGGGGAAACCGCTATTACGGGCCCTACACCAAGGTGTGGGCGGTGCGTGATTCGCTCGATCAGCTTCTTCGGGTCTTTCCCATGCGTTCGTGCACGGCGGGGGTCTTCCGCAACGCCGAGCGCTCCGGTCGGGCTTGCCTGCTGGGGTACATCGACAAGTGCTCTGCGCCGTGTATCGGAAGGGTGAGCGAGGACGAGCATCGGGACATCGCGCGGGCTCTGGTTCGCTTCCTCGACGGTAGCGGCGAAGAACTCATTCGGGAAAAGAAGCGCGAGATGGCCGCCGCCTCGGCCGATCTGGATTTCGAGCGCGCGGCGCGGTTGCGCGACGACATTCACGCCCTCGAGGTCGTGGCCGAACGGAACACGGTGGTGCTTGATTCTGACGTGGACGCCGACGTCTTCGGACTCACCTTCGACGAATTGGAGGCCTCGGTGCAGGTGTTTTACGTCCGCGGTGGCCGTATCCGTGGTCAGCAGGGCTGGATTTCGACGATCGAGGACGAAGGCGCCACCGGCCTCATGAACCAGCTCTTGGTACAGGTCTATGGCCGTTTTTCGGACAAGGAGCGTGCCGGTGGGAAATCGGCGAAGACACGCGCCACCTCAGTCGACGACGTCGAGCACACATCCGCGGGCGCGCTTCCGCGAGAGATTTGGGTGCCAACGCTGCCCGACGACGCCGACACGCTCCGGTCCTGGCTGGCGGGGCTGCGCGGGGCGAAGGTGTCCATCAAGGTGCCTCAACGCGGCGCGAAGGCGGCGCTGATGGAGACGGTCGAGACCAACGCAAAGCAAGCCCTGCAGCGCCATAAGCTGGCGCGCGCGGGGGATATCACTGAGCGTTCGCAGGCTCTCGAGGAGCTTCGCGAGGGCCTTGGCCTTGAACGTGCTCCGCTTCGCATCGAAGGGTACGACATTTCGCATACCCAAGGAACGAACCAGGTCGGTTCCATGGTGGTTTTCGAAGACGGCCTAGCGAAGAAGTCAGACTATCGTCACTTCATCGTCCGGGGCGAGGACGGCCAGGGCGCGCGTGACGACACGGCCGCCATGGATGAGGTGCTTCGGCGTCGTTTATCCAGACTCGCTCAAACAGCGAACGCCGCCGACGCCTCCGACGACGACCCCTCCGAGCCCCCGCCGGGCAAGACTAAGCCGCGCTTTGCCTACCGGCCGGATCTTATCGTCGTCGACGGGGGATTGCCGCAGGTCAACGCTGCCCAGCGTGTCGTCGAGGAACTGGGGGCGCACGTGCAGATCATCGGGCTCGCTAAACGCTTGGAGGAGGTATGGGTTCCGGGTGAGCCTTTCCCTCTCATCCTCTCGCGGTCCTCACCAGCGCTACGCCTGCTCCAACATCTGCGCGACGAGTCCCATCGCTTCGCCATCACCTTCCATCGCAAGAAGCGTTCGCGGGCGATGACCCGCTCGGCACTCGACGAGATCGCGGGGCTCGGCCCGGCCAAGCAGGCAGCGCTCATCAAACACTTCAAATCAGTCGCCTGTATCAAGGCTGCCAGCGAGGAAGAACTGCAGGCCGCCCCGGGAATCGGCCCCGCCTTGGCGCGTACGATCCGCGAACACTTTGCAGGAAAGTTAGACGAAAAACTGGCACCATAG